A stretch of Perognathus longimembris pacificus isolate PPM17 chromosome 1, ASM2315922v1, whole genome shotgun sequence DNA encodes these proteins:
- the Il33 gene encoding interleukin-33 gives MKPKMKYTTSKISAAKLNSLAKKSLVKSCKLRKTQNKAEEICHVYYMKLRSGLIIEKKAYHFRKESTKRCSQKTGTLPTLCASLSTYYDKCVRFVLEDGSYVINVEDLGKDEEKDKVLLHFYEPPYSSSESGDGVDGKMSMVNLSPTKDTDLWLHANTKKRSVELQKGKNPLPDQAFFVLHKDSSEFVSFECKSNRGTYIGVKNDSLALIERNSMTSENIMFRLSPLTVM, from the exons ATGAAGCCTAAAATGAAGTACACAACCTCCAAAATTTCTGCAGCCAAACTGAACAGCTTGGCCAAAAAGTCCCTGGTAAAATCTTGCAAACTAAGAA AAACCCAAAACAAAGCTGAAGAAATTTGCCATGTGTACTATATGAAACTGCGCTCTGGCCTGATAATAGAAAAGAAGGCTTATCACTTTAGGAAAGAAAGTACCAAAAGGTGTTCACAAAAAACAG GAACTTTACCTACATTATGTGCTTCATTGAGCACATACTATGATAAATGTGTtaggtttgttttggaggatggAAGTTATGTGATCAATGTTGAAGACTTGGGAAAAGACGAAGAGAAAG ACAAGGTATTATTGCATTTCTATGAGCCTCCATACTCTTCAAGTGAATCAG GTGATGGTGTTGATGGTAAGATGTCAATGGTAAACCTGAGTCCTACAAAAGACACAGATTTATGGCTGCATGCCAACACCAAGAAGCGCTCTGTGGAG CTTCAAAAGGGTAAAAATCCATTGCCAGACCAGGCCTTCTTTGTTCTTCATAAGGACTCCTCTGAATTTGTTTCATTTGAGTGTAAGAGCAATCGTGGAACATACATAGGAGTGAAAAATGATAGCCTTGCTCTAATAGAAAGAAATAGTATGACAAGTGAGAATATCATGTTTAGGCTCTCTCCTCTAACTGTAATGTGA